Below is a window of Streptomyces sp. NBC_01429 DNA.
GGCGAGCACGAGCATCTCCGTGTCGAAGAACCAGCCGGTGTCCTCGACCATCGGCAGCAGCCGCTGCGCCACATCACCCCGTATGGCCTTGAAGCCGCACTGGGCATCGCTGAACCGAGCCGACAGAGAGGACTTGAGGATGAGGTTGTAGGCCCGCGAGATGAACTCGCGCTTCGGACCGCGCACCACCCGCGACGAGCGGGCCAGCCGCGAGCCGATCGCCAGATCGGAGTGGCCCGAGATCAGCGGGGCCACCAGCGGCAGCAGCGCGTTGAGGTCGGTGGACAGGTCCACGTCCATGTAGGCAAGGACGGGCGAGTCGGAATGCGACCAGACCGTGCGGAGCGCCCGGCCGCGGCCCTTCTCCTCCAGGCGGTACGACCGCACCTCGGGGATCGACGAGTCGAGCCAGGCCGCCACGTCGGCGGTGCGGTCGGTGCTCGCGTTGTCGGCGATCGTGATGCGGAAGCTGTAGGGGAAGGTGCGGGCGAGATGGTCGTGCAGGCGCCGCACACATGGTTCGAGGTCCTGCTCCTCGTTGTAGACGGGGATCGTCACGTCAAGCACGGGGGCATCGGTCACCTCGACCGGGAGATGCTCCCGGGCCGGGAGGGTGCCCCATGAAGTGTCGGTTCGCATGATTCGAGATTCGCGATCCGCGCTGTCATGGCCGTGTGGTGAGCCTGTGCGCTGTCTGTGAGTCGCGCCCGGATACCGGCAGGTGGGGCCGGTGTTACGGCTGCGGGTACGGCTGGGCCGGGGGCAGCGGCTGGGAGCGCGGGCGCTGGTAGGGCTAAGAGGACGAGGGAGGGGACGGAGGAGAGGGAGGAGAGGGAGGGGAGGCCATGGGCGGGCCTGTGGGCGGAGGAGGAGCCATGGGCATACCGCCACCGGCACGTCCACCGCCACCGGAACCCGTACGGGGAGCTGTCCCGGGCACGGGAGCCGTCCCCGGGACAGTCGTCCCCAGTGCGGGAATCGTCCCCAGTGCAGTCGTCCCCAGTGCGGGAGCCGTCCCCCAGACAGTCGTCCCCGGTGCAGTCGTCCCCGGTGCGGGGGCGGCCGGGAGTCGTACGGAGAAGACCGTCCGGCCGGGCACACTCTCGACGCTCACGGTGCCGCTGTGGGCCGTGACGACCGCCTGGACGATCGCGAGACCGAGACCGGTGGAGCCGGCCGCGCGGGAGCGCGAGGCGTCGCCGCGCGCGAAGCGTTCGAAGACATGGGGAAGGAGCGCGGGAGGAATACCGGGACCGTCGTCCTCGATGTCGAGCACGACCCACGCCCCGGCGGGCTGCCGGGCGGGCTGCCCGGCGGGCCGCCCGGCGCGGGACCAGCCGTTCACGGCGCCCGCGGCCCTGGCGGGGGCGCCGACCCTGCGGACGCGCGCGGTCACGGTGGTGCCGGGCGGGGTGTGCGTACGGGCGTTGGCCAGGAGGTTGACGAGCACCTGCTGGAGGCGTGGCGCGTCACCCTGTACGGCGGCCTCGGGCTCGTCGGGTTCGGGCAGTTCGAGGCGCCAGTGATGGCTCTGTCCCGCCGCGTGCGCGTCGCTGACCGCGTCCACGACCAGCGGGGAGAGGTCGGTGCTCTCGTACGAGAGCGGGCGTCCGGCGTCGAGCCGTGCCAGCAGCAGCAGGTTCTCGACGAGACCCGTCATCCGCTCCGCCTCGGCCTCGATGCGCCCGAGCGCGTGCCGGGTGTCGGGACCGGTCTCCTCGCGCCCGCGCCGGGTGAGTTCGGCGTACCCGCGGATCGAGGCGAGCGGCGTGCGCAGCTCGTGGCTGGCGTCGGCGACGAACTGCCGTACCCGCGTCTCGCTCTCCTGCCGGGCGGCGAGCGCGGACCCGACATGCCCCAGCATCCGGTTGAGCGCGGCACCGACCTGGCCCACCTCCGTACGGGGGTCGGCCTCGGAGTCCGGGACCCGTACGAGCGGAGCCACCTCCCCGCTGTGCAGGGGGAGTTCGGAGACCCGGGTGGCGGTGTTGGCCACCCGCCGCAGCGGCCGCAGCGCGACGCTGACCAGGGCGCTGCCCGCGATCCCGGCGGCGATCAGCCCGGCCACGGTGACACAGATCTCCACGATCACCAGGGTGTTGAGATTGTCCTGCACCTCGGTGAGGGGCACGCCCACGAGAAAGGAGCCGTTGGACGCGCTGATGTACTCGACGCGGTAATCGCCGAGACCCGGCAGGGTCACGGTGTGGGTGTCCCCGTCGTGGGAGACGCTGTTGAGGGCGTTCTTCTGGGCCGTCGTGAGCACCTTCTCGGTGATCTTCGGGCCCGTGCTGTCGTTCTCGGTCGTCGCGAGGCGCAGTCCGCGGCTGACGGTGTTGTCCGTCCCGACCTGGCCGCCGACCGTACCGACCGGCGCGCCACCGCCCGTCACTATCCTCAGCGGGTCCTCGCCGTTCTGCGGCCCGCCGAACGGCCTGCCGGGCGTGGCCTCGCCGGTCGGCGGACCGGCCGCCCGCTTGGCGACGGCGTGCACCTGGGTGTCGAGCTGGTCGTACAGCTTCGAGCGGAACGCGATCGTGGTGACCGCCCCGATCACGGACGCCACCACGGCGATCAGCAGGACCGCCGAGACCACCAGCCGGGTCCGCAGCGACCACCGCCGGCCCGCCCCGCCGATGCCCGTGTCCGTGCCTCTGGTCCCACTCATCGCGGGGCGTCACCCGGCTGCTCGCCCGGCTTGATCAGATAGCCCGCGCCCCGCCGGGTGTGGATCATCGGCGGGCGTCCCGCGTCGATCTTCCGGCGCAGATAGGAGATGTACAGCTCCACGACGTTGGCCTGGCCGCCGAAGTCGTACGACCACACCCGGTCCAGGATCTGCGCCTTGCTGAGCACCCGGCGCGGATTGCGCATGAGGTAGCGCAGCAGCTCGAACTCGGTCGCGGTCAGATGGATGGACTGCCCGGCGCGCGTCACGTCGTGGCTGTCCTCGTCGAGCGTGAGATCCCCGACGACCAGCAGCGACTCGCTCCGTACGTCCGCCGCGCCGGAGCGCCGGATCAGCCCGCGCAGCCGGGCCACGACCTCCTCCAGGCTGAACGGCTTGGTGACGTAGTCGTCGCCGCCCGCCGTCAGCCCGGCGATGCGGTCCTCCACCGAGTCCTTCGCCGTGAGGAACAGCACCGGCACCTGCGGCAGATCGCGCCGCAGCCGGCCCAGCACCGCCAGACCGTCCATGTCGGGCAGCATCACGTCCAGCACCACGGCGTCGGGCCGGAACTCCCGCGCGGTACGGGTGGCACCGGCGCCGTCCCCGGCGCTGCGCACCTCCCAGCCCTCGTAGCGCAGGGCCATGGACAGCAACTCCGTGAGTGACGCCTCGTCGTCGACGACGAGCACCCGGACGGGGCTCCCGTCCGGCCTGAGCATTTCGGAACGCCCGCGGGGCGAGGTGATGGTCATGGTGCTCACCCTGGGCAAGCGGGCTGAGAGCGGGCTTTCCTCTTCCTGTGAATTCCCTGAGAAAACTGTGAGCGGTCCCGTCCCGTACCCGGGAGCAGTCAGAAGAGCCCGTCCTGCACGCCGTCACGCCGGGGGTCGTGGACGGGGATGACGGGCACGGTGACGGCGGCGCTGCCCGTACCGCCCCCCGGGCAGCCGGTCAGCTCCCACCCGGTCATGAGCCGGGTGTCCAGCACGGTCACGCCGCCGCCGGAAGGGGAACCATCGGCAGCGGAACCTTCGGCAGAAGGGCCTCCGGCCGTGGCGAGGTGCAGATCGGGCCCGGCGGCGGCGATCAGCCGGCCGGCGACGCACCCGCCGTCGACCAGCTCGCCGACCACCCCCGTGGCGGGCGGCAGCCCGGCGAGACCGAACGCCCCGGCGTGGTCCGCCGCCGCGAACGCGATCCGCTCCAGCGACGGCGGCCACCCCTCCAGGGCCGCGGCCGACTCGTACATCCGCAGGATCTCCGCCGCCCGCAGGTCCGGCTCCGGCAGCGCGGACCGTACGGCCCGCTTCCGGGCGTACGGGACCCGGTCCGGCACGCCCAGCGCCGTACGCAGCAGCTCCTCGGTACGGCGCGCGGCCATCAGCGGCCCCCGGCCCAGCCAGCTGAACGCCACCGCGCCCTGCTCCAGCAGCCGCGCGGAGCCGCGTTCCTCGGCGGTGATGCCGACCTTCACCATCCCGGGCCCGAACCAGGCGAGGTAGACGCGGTAGACACGCGGATCATCGGCCACGGTGTCCGCCGCCACGGAGTGCGCCCGCTCCAGCCGCGCGCACTCGGCGCACCGCCCGCCCGTGGAACGCCCGGGAACCGCCGCGCGTACGGGACAGACGTTGCCCCGCGCGCCGACGCACTCGCGGGCCCCGACAGCGCGAAACGCCAGCTCTCGCCCGTACACCAGGGCGCTCTCCCGACGCTCGACGCCCCGCCGCCACCCCAGCGCGGGCACCCCGCCCGCCCACCGGATCCCGCCGCAACGCCAGCCCACCGCCGTACCACCGCTCCCTCGTGTCCCGTTCCCCGATCGACCGGACGCGCCCGGGGCCCCGATGGCACCATGACCCCCGTGACCGACTCAGCCACCCAGCCCTCACCCCCGCAACCGCACGCACCG
It encodes the following:
- a CDS encoding response regulator transcription factor, with the translated sequence MTITSPRGRSEMLRPDGSPVRVLVVDDEASLTELLSMALRYEGWEVRSAGDGAGATRTAREFRPDAVVLDVMLPDMDGLAVLGRLRRDLPQVPVLFLTAKDSVEDRIAGLTAGGDDYVTKPFSLEEVVARLRGLIRRSGAADVRSESLLVVGDLTLDEDSHDVTRAGQSIHLTATEFELLRYLMRNPRRVLSKAQILDRVWSYDFGGQANVVELYISYLRRKIDAGRPPMIHTRRGAGYLIKPGEQPGDAPR
- a CDS encoding sensor histidine kinase: MSGTRGTDTGIGGAGRRWSLRTRLVVSAVLLIAVVASVIGAVTTIAFRSKLYDQLDTQVHAVAKRAAGPPTGEATPGRPFGGPQNGEDPLRIVTGGGAPVGTVGGQVGTDNTVSRGLRLATTENDSTGPKITEKVLTTAQKNALNSVSHDGDTHTVTLPGLGDYRVEYISASNGSFLVGVPLTEVQDNLNTLVIVEICVTVAGLIAAGIAGSALVSVALRPLRRVANTATRVSELPLHSGEVAPLVRVPDSEADPRTEVGQVGAALNRMLGHVGSALAARQESETRVRQFVADASHELRTPLASIRGYAELTRRGREETGPDTRHALGRIEAEAERMTGLVENLLLLARLDAGRPLSYESTDLSPLVVDAVSDAHAAGQSHHWRLELPEPDEPEAAVQGDAPRLQQVLVNLLANARTHTPPGTTVTARVRRVGAPARAAGAVNGWSRAGRPAGQPARQPAGAWVVLDIEDDGPGIPPALLPHVFERFARGDASRSRAAGSTGLGLAIVQAVVTAHSGTVSVESVPGRTVFSVRLPAAPAPGTTAPGTTVWGTAPALGTTALGTIPALGTTVPGTAPVPGTAPRTGSGGGGRAGGGMPMAPPPPTGPPMASPPSPPSPPSPPSSS
- a CDS encoding DUF2797 domain-containing protein, with protein sequence MGWRCGGIRWAGGVPALGWRRGVERRESALVYGRELAFRAVGARECVGARGNVCPVRAAVPGRSTGGRCAECARLERAHSVAADTVADDPRVYRVYLAWFGPGMVKVGITAEERGSARLLEQGAVAFSWLGRGPLMAARRTEELLRTALGVPDRVPYARKRAVRSALPEPDLRAAEILRMYESAAALEGWPPSLERIAFAAADHAGAFGLAGLPPATGVVGELVDGGCVAGRLIAAAGPDLHLATAGGPSAEGSAADGSPSGGGVTVLDTRLMTGWELTGCPGGGTGSAAVTVPVIPVHDPRRDGVQDGLF